In a single window of the Coregonus clupeaformis isolate EN_2021a chromosome 10, ASM2061545v1, whole genome shotgun sequence genome:
- the LOC121575165 gene encoding cyclin-dependent kinase 4-like, producing MAQGSGVQYEPVAEIGGGAYGTVYKARDLESGQFVALKSVRVQTDQDGLPISTVREVALLKRLEQFDHPNVVKLMDVCATLRTDQETKVTLVFEHVDQDLKTYLEKAPAPGLPSNRIRDLMRQLLCGLSFLHSNRVVHRDLKPENILVTSRGQVKLADFGLARIYSCHMALTPVVVTLWYRPPEVLLQSTYATPVDIWSTGCIFAEMFRRKPLFSGDSEMDQLGKIFNVIGLPPEEEWPADVTLSRHNFSPISPRPITDYVPEINEQGAELLLKMLTFDPLRRISALNAQEHPYFQEDEEEVTNG from the exons ATGGCACAGGGCAGTGGGGTCCAGTATGAGCCAGTGGCAGAGATTGGAGGGGGTGCGTACGGAACGGTGTACAAGGCTCGGGACCTGGAGAGTGGCCAGTTTGTTGCTCTGAAGAGCGTTCGCGTCCAGACGGACCAAGATGGCCTCCCCATCTCCACGGTCCGAGAAGTGGCCTTGCTGAAGCGACTGGAGCAGTTTGACCATCCCAACGTGGTCAA GCTCATGGACGTGTGTGCCACTCTGAGGACGGATCAGGAGACTAAAGTCACCCTGGTGTTTGAGCACGTGGACCAGGACCTGAAGACCTACCTAGAGAAGGCCCCCGCCCCAGGACTGCCCTCCAACCGCATCAGA GACCTGATGCGTCAGTTGCTGTGCGGCCTGTCATTCCTCCACTCGAACCGTGTGGTGCACCGGGACCTGAAGCCAGAGAACATCCTGGTCACCAGCCGTGGTCAGGTGAAGCTGGCCGACTTTGGACTGGCCAGGATCTACAGCTGCCACATGGCCCTCACCCCTGtg GTGGTGACTCTGTGGTACAGGCCTCCTGAGGTCCTGCTCCAGTCCACCTACGCCACGCCTGTGGACATCTGGAGCACGGGCTGCATCTTCGCTGAGATGTTCCGACGCAA ACCGTTGTTCTCTGGAGACTCTGAAATGGACCAATTGGGAAAGATATTCAA TGTGATTGGCCTGCCACCCGAGGAGGAGTGGCCTGCCGATGTCACCCTCTCACGACACAACTTCAGTCCTATCAGCCCACGCCCAATCACAGACTACGTTCCTGAGATCAATGAGCAGGGGGCAGAGCTGCTTTTG AAAATGCTAACCTTTGACCCTCTAAGAAGAATCTCTGCCCTAAACGCTCAAGAACATCCTTACTtccaggaggatgaggaggaagtgACAAATGGTTGA